GGATCTGGACGAGCGTTCGGACCTCGAGGAGATGCCGGACACTTCCGAGGGTGCGGACTTGGACGACAGCTCGGAGACGGATGACACTTTGGTCTTGGAGGTGATCCCTGACACAGTGGATAGAGCTGTGGTGGACTTGGCCTGCTCCGTGTCAGGGAGCGCAGCAATGACAATTGTCCTGGGGAGAGACACACATTATTATCCAAATGGGGATAGGCTGCTGAGATGCTGTGGGGTGGGGGGCCCAGGGTAGGAGGTACCTGGGCCCCTGGTGCTGGGGGTGGGGGCCATAGAAGCGGTCATATAAAAAGAAACATTAACCCCCCTTTATTTAAAATGGCAGCAATCAGTTCTCAATCAATTCTCAATCAGTTATAGGCTTGATAATTCCATGATTTAGCTCCAACCATGGGGAGGCCTACACCAAAACTGTTGTAGTTACATTCAATAGCGCTGCAGATCCAAGTAGAATGtatccaccaaaaaaaaaaacaacaatacacCCAGACGGTCGTCAAGCTTCACAGAGTTAGTTGCACAATGATTAGCTGAAGTATCACTTGGATGCCAAGACAGCTGACAGATGCTGCTGACAGATGAAGTGTAAAGTGAAGTTGCCAACACAGTTGTCAATCAAACTATGCGTTTGACCTAAGGGAGATCAATTTGTTATTTATTGCATTGTTGCATCATTTCCTCTGCccaggaggttatgttttcacccctaTTAGTTtggttgtttgtctgtctgtcagcaggatatctcagaAACTTATGAAAGGTTTTTCATGAAATTTGGCAGACTGATAGGCCTTGGGCAaaggaacaattgattcgattttggcGGTGATCTGGATCTGAGATTTCCCCCATTAAaccattattgttttttagctATAACTATGAAACCAGCAGAGATacagacttgattccaaatcctacaGGTATGTTTACAGGGTCAAGGaatcaatttaatttaaaatgaaagtCACAGGAATGATGtcggtgtaacagcaagttggagaatttgTCAGCGTCTGTTTGCGCTCTCcgattgttttctggtgttaAAATGGCCTGCAGCCACAGTCTGCaggctttctctttctttccttctctataCACTTCtaacccttatttaaccaggcgaGCTGTGAAAGAACACACTGTGATTTGTTTACAGCAACGGCCTCGGGGGTAAGTTGCATGGGGGTGTGGGAGGTTTCccacaatgcacatttgcacacccACACCTGGGAGCTCCGCTTAGTGGTGCAGTGTCTGGCTTCAGGGCAGTTCAGTGGTATTTACCTAGGAAGTGGGGactgttactcattcactcccTCCACCCGAACCACCCACCTGCAACAACAACATACTAATGTTGCCAAAGGCTGTACTCACGTGTCTTCCCCTCCACAAAGCGGCTTACACACTGACCACAGGTAGAAGAAACCGCCGGTCATGTGAAAGGCAGAACCCACCCAGCCCAGGAACAGAGGGGTGCCAAGGTCAAACCTgttggtgcagagagagagagagagagcatgagatgGAGGTTTATAGATTGCTGTtatataaaaacatttattttactgacaCTGGTTTTGATGTAAACGGCATCTAACCACACTAACTTACTTCAGTCCATCAAAGTTGGGGTTGAAGTATTCTCCTGAGACATACTGCGCATAAACAGCATACCCAGATGTGGACAGCAAACCTGAAGTCAATGTGAAAATCATATTGAAAGAGACATGAAAATTTAAAGCCGCGTTAAAatcagtgcagctttaataatcCCTGTATGGAAATGAGTTCATTTCAGCTGCAAACAATAGGATACAGACAAGAATGCAACAAAGAAATAGAGCATAGCAAAGATGATGAATgcaacaaaaagaacaaattgAATCACACACAATTCAAACATATTCTCAttatcagatttacagatggaagTAATAGATGTGCAGGAATGTGTtcagaaatacagtatatgctggCTCATGCAGAGATATGTACAGCAATATGTGCCGGTCATTTGCATAAACACAGATCAGATTGCGCCTAGCAGGGCAGATGTACAGTGCAGATACTTTACCTGCACACAGTTAGTTTATACATGCATCAGCTCTTTCCTGCTGACTGAAATGAGACATTTACCGCTGATTATGTGGCACCATCCCCCGCTGTAGATCTTCCTGTACTTTGGCTTGTCTTTACCCCCGATGAAGGTGCACTCCATCCCCATGAGACTCAGCACAAACCCCAGCATGCCGAGGGACAGAGCTGACATCAGCAGGCCTCGCACGATCTGGATGTGGCCTGTGGTCCAAAAGGCAGACACAATTAGAGTAGaaggcagaggtgtgaccaagtcaactttgctcgagtcccaagtcttgaggcacaagtctcaagtcaagtcccaagtctaaatgtagattaccaagtcaagtccaagtcaagtccatgtcactagtgtcaagtctcaagtctaaatgtagaacagcaagtcaagtcagaacaaatcaagagtccagtatcaatttaatatcttaaagaaaactaaatatctaggacttttcaatgcaatatggttttaataggataaaaacttggtaagagcatcatgagtttgatttctataatcagtttcaacttcaataaattcaatcatttcatacaaattcagaaaacagaatttaaattcagtcgtctggtggaacaaatctcatcactttcaatctaagtcatttacacaaacacaagatcttttgtcaagactttagaaaccttttcaagtcatcaaagtacaagtcaaagtcaagtcccaagtcaccagaacccaagtcaagtctcaaatattctcttcatgcatcaagtcaagtctcaagcaattaaaagtgtgagtccccacctctggtagaAGGTTATGAGTACATTACAATAGCCCAAACCTCCATGTGTGACCCTTATATGccatattttgattttgattttgtctcACCCACCCTCCACAGACCAGAGCACAGGGAAGTCGTAGCAGTTGGTGACGGCGGTGGAGTCTGTAAAACAGGCCCTCCACAGGCTGGACCAGTACCAGGCCACCTTGATGATGGAGGAGCCCCCCATGCCGCCGATGGAGGTGATCTTCCAGCCCTCCATGGCCATGGTGCAGGCCACGAAGATCCAGCCCAGCACCGTCATCAGGAAGGCCCAGATCTGGACCACACGGATCTTCATCGCTGAGCGGAGATCTGATCTATCTCGTCTGCTTCTTGGATCCAAGGAAGATCTTGTGGTGGGTTCTTTTCTTGCTCTTCTATTTCTATCCTCTTCTGAAGCACTTTGATCACTCAAATCCACAATCCAATTtagatgttttttcttttccttttttttttttttttgtgctgtcGGATTGCAGATCCTTCGCTCATGCAAGGCCCATGCTCATTCTGAGTTGAATTACTGTTGCACCAAACAGCAAATGGATGTCGGTGCGTCCTGTTTCTCAACTGCCACTCTCAGAAATAGAGGGAGCAAGTGGCTCAGAGGGACGAGGCAGAGGCAAACCTGGAAATCCTGGCTTTCTCATGTTGCCGTGTTGTTTCCCAGGCCCTCCATGCGGGTGAGAGACAACAGTCGCTCAGGTTCCCAGGACCACGATGAAGAGATGTCATGTTAGGATCTGGACTGAAAGTGCTCACCTTAGCATTTATCTCGGATTACCAAAACAACTGGCTTCATGTCCTCACTCTGTCCCCAATGGACTGTTTGGGTTGTTATGTGCAGGCACAGCGGAAAGGAAACAACAGAAGGGAGATCTGTATACAGTATTAATCAATTTTATCACAATCCATAGCTCTCCTCCATGCTTCTTCTACACTGGATAGTCTATTAAGATATAATAAGCTTTCAATGATTTCACTTCGAGAAACCTGGCTCTTTAAATCCAGATAGCACTTCATAATATACATTAGCGCATTAATAACCTTCATTATGTTCCATAAAACAATGTAATAACATTGGTGCTGTGGCCTAAGCCTTAAAGCATCATCCCTTGACTTTGCCCCAGGCTATACGCTGGTTATTAACAATTTCACTGAGACCTTACTGTGCTGCGGGTCTCATAATTACAGCATATCGTCTTTGTGCTGTTATAATTAGACTTAAATCCGTGACTCTGAGGTTATTAGAGTCATGGGGAGTGATGAATGTTCATGGTGAGCTTGAAAGAAGTCCTCTTTGTTTTAAAGTCCTCTCGGCTTATGACAAAGTTATGGGTCGTAGTGGGGAGATATTGGAAATGATGGAATGCTGTGTGGCCCTCGTCTGCTTGGTGAGGCTGGCTGCTGTGTTAACAGCTTTAATTAGCGAAAGAAtctgaaaaaagaacaaaggaaAGCTTATGTGACCTAAACTGACCGGGCCTCTCTTCATTAAAGGATCGACAGCTTAAAATAGCTTTAGCAATAGCAATAAATATGTCAAAATCAGGAGAAAAATTTGCTCTAATGTTTGGCTGGTGCGGTCTCTCAGAGATTCAGGCCACAATTTGAGGTTTGACTTGGAGGCTGTGGAATGTTACATTTGTTTAGGTCTATCAAATATTAAAAGCATAAATATAAATGCGTAAATACTGCTCTCTGGTGGTGTGATTGCAgtaatgcacacaaacactaatGGGAGGACTTTTGAATGGGAATTTTGGGGGAATTTAATGGCAGATTTAGAAATTTGCTATGAATATGCTATGTAAAAGTTTCAGTTTagctcatttgttttaattaatgatCATTCACTGCTgcctcccaaagccagaaacaagaaaaaaaaggttaatCCTATGTCATTCTGATGTACAGCTCCATGCAGAATGAACTGCAAAATCAAGAAAAGGTGACAGCATCCAAGATGGTTTTCTGCAGATCATGGTTCAAAGTCTGTAGCCTTTCTGCAaccatctgtaaatctgtcagtaGTCATCATAGTGATAATTCGTTAACGTTGTGTAAgcataataaagacactcaatctttaatcttcaatatgtttcatttattgtattgtttttttgccACTGTATTGACCCAATTTCCCAATAAAGATCAATAAAGTTAAATCGTATCTTCTCTATAAGAAGAAGATATGTGGGCATTGGACTGAGCATCACACAACagtctattttttattttagcagTAGGATCTTTAAGAAATTCATATACTGTAAGAGTAATCTCACAGTAAAGAGATATACATTCAGGACATCTTAGAAAAGAATTGGCTGGATATCTAAAACATTGGgaagaaatgtgttttcaaattGTGCAGCCGCAGTGATTTCTAATTGTTCCCATGAGATATTATGAGATATTAAGGTGTAGCCAATGAGAACCATATATTCAGCAATTTCCATCCTGCAAATTTCtttcaacaaaaaataatttaggCACTGGTGATGCAACGCATGTCTGTGCTTTTATCATCCCTATATATAACCCAAACACaagacaatacaatacaaccaTTATATCAGAGACATTCTCTGGAGCCTCGGACACCTGACACTTGTTTACGGATGCGAGGCGCCGGAAAGCACAGGGTGCTGCTCTCTGCCAGCTGGTTCAAGTATCCAACCTCTGGGCCAAGAGGTTTTGCGTAACATAGGCTTGGGTTCCTATTGAtcaggaggtggagatggatgGCTGATAGGAGGGGAAACCTCCGGTCTGGTCTCCAAATCTGGATAGCCATCTCTGGGGTCAGGTGCGCCCCAGTGACCCTTGGAGGTCAGATCAGTCTGGACCATGGACCAGGGATCCATCTTTCTGTTTGAGAAATATTAACCAAATGaaaccccacccctctctctctctcgctctctctctctctctctctcacacacacacacacacacacacacacacaccccacccaccaACCCCCATCACCTCAATGCAACGTGCTCATTTCCTCAAGGAAAAGATTAACTGGAGTGACATCACAGCTACCCagtttttaaaaagtaatccATTTCTTAGTTACTAACGTACTGAAATGCTCCAACACTGCATGCCTGTATTACTAATAATACAAAACATATTGCAAATTTCCATTAGATTAAAGAAGAAACTGCTTTAGAAGAtgttccaaaaaacaaaaaatatttgggaaaaaatacaaaaatacataaccattgaatttccattttcttttttcaacaaATGATTGGCACACTGTATGTTGTCTCACTCACATAAAAGATGAGCACAGGCAAAGGAAACATGGAATATGCTTTCACAACATAAATTTTTGCTACTTGTGTAACATCCTCTATTTTCAGGAAAGAAAAACTGTTTCAGAGAGCTAATACTAGAATCCTCTCTTAAGCAATGCTGGAAAAATTCGATTCCTATGAGATTTCTTGCAGATTTCTTGAGTTATTGACCCAAAGCTGCTGTACTAGGCAAGATTTCAGATCAGGTTAGGAGAAAGTTGATGAGAAAATGGtagtatgattattattatcctgaTTCTAAAATGTTAAGGTGTAACTGGTGTACAATCTTAGCCATATTGGCCCCAATTTGGCAATCCCACACTAATTTTAGAAGACATTTGTTCTCACATCCTTCTCAGACCATGCTGGTCTTGAAAAGTTGATGCCATTGCTCCATAAATCTGGAGACGGTTTTAGCGTCGCTCCACTTCATGCGAGACCTTCAGTAAAGGCCAACATGTTGAAGGTGACCGGAGAGTTTGAATGGTGTTTTGTGCCAAGTTGAATTTCCTGCTCCAAGAGAAAAACAAGCTTATCTGATGTATTTTGTTTATAGCCTATTGACAGAAGTGACCCAGTGACTAAACTTGTTAAAGGGGGAATCTACTTTTGCCCTGTCTCTTATCAGTTTCAAGGTCtttttgtggtatttttaaaattacattGGTGGTTTATTATTAGCCTATATCACAATGTGTCCTGTTGCAAATCAGATGTAAAGACAGCAATAGATAAGCACAGTGATTATGGCCAGTGCTTGAAagccataaaatatgtaaacgGTCGCATGAATTACACTTTCCAGCCATGAATCTCATAggattcagttcatgaaagtgATTTGTGGTGAGGTTGTTGCGTGCTGTCTTGATCAGCCTCCTTCTTTGGCTTTTTTACTGGTGAAATAGTTTGTGGTGATCACATCGTGACAAAGTTCACAACCAGCTCATGTGACAAGGAGACAAGAGTCCGACGTCACACATAGGCATTCCTCCCAAACTGTCTGGACGCCTGCCGCGGCTCTTTGTGGAGGCTGCTGGCCGTCTTGCTGTGCTTGTTGCGTGCGGTCACAAGTGACGCCGCTCCACTGTAAGAGTACTCAGCTCTGCAAGGGGAAACAGGacgagaaagaaaaggaaaaaaatgtctggTTTTGAGTcctaaacaataaaaacacacgcTTCTCTCTGCACTTCAGTCAAGCGCCCTTTGGGATTTGACTTAAATAGAACGAAGAATTGAAGAGCCACTCTGTATTCTTGATCAAAAGGTCTTTTGATGCAGGGTTGCAATGCTAAAATGATCTCTGTAGTATATGAATAAAACATGCCCAGCAATATCTAGTAGGTGAAACAGCCTTCTGAGTGGTTCCAATTACTTTCTACTTCTCTCACAACATCTTGATTGAGAGAATACATTTATGGACTCCATTTATGGAAAGCAGGATAATAAGACAAGAGAAAATGTGCAGTCCTTCATTCACTTTGTCCAAAAACTCCCTAAAGACTTGATCTCTGGAACCACATGATCAAATCCTGCCTCAGACTTTTCTCCTGTATCTTCTCGGCTCTCTGTTCCTGTCAGCTTTCTCTAAAGAAAATGGACTAAGGAGGGTTGCACCACccacaaaaagaaataaaggcAGTTGAAACCAGATCAAAAATGATGATCCAGgatgtcaacaacaaaaaaaatccacagaGAAGGTTTGCCTCCCTATAGGCGCCTCAGCCAAGGTGACTTTCCCTTACAAAAGGTCCTCGTAACCTGACTGCAACAAAGGAAACATTCAGCCATCATCATTCAAGTAACTAATCCAAATAACCATCATACAATTTTCCCTTAAGTCTTGTGATTATGAGACAAGATGTTGAGAGAGATTACTTTAAATGTCTCCATCACAGTTGAAGTAATTATTTAAATTGCCTGATTGAGCTGAAGATGGTAACTCCAAGCGCTTTACAGTCCGAACCAGATTTCTTCAAATCGGTCTGCCCTTGCTGTTGGTGACAGATGCGGGTACAGAGCACATAGTCAGCATCCAGAACATCCGTAAAACTACACAAACCAACTTGCCTGATGCTGAAGCCTTCCGacagggagaggcagaagaCAAGTCCTCCCAGCATGCACAGCACAGATCCAGCCCAGCCAATAAAGAGAGCCGCTCCCAGCTCAAATCTAGAGGGTTGAAGCAAATGAAAGTAAAACGTATCACTTATTTGTAGgaatgggacgatctgcttatcgcACGATACAATTCGATGCGTGATTTGGGGTTCACAATTTGATAAAACCACGATCTGGAgcctgactgtgcagaattatgtttatttctgagccacagatctttctagcgatggcattggcttgctagaatgtaaacatcaatttaaaaatctaattacaaagtgcaaataatataatttcaatggagagcttgtgaaacgattgatcaagccgtctcatttgtgattactgcagcagaataaaatgcagctaatattgaatttagatatattgtcccatccctacctaTTTGGTTATTTCATCTGAATTTGACATAACAAGCAGACACTATTGCTCatattgtttgctttttttgccCTCTCATGAAACAAATCCTTCTTTTCATCCTGAATACTTACTTCTGAGCAACAAAGAGGGGGTCAAAGAAGTCAGTTGTGATCCTGTGAGCGTATATGGAGCATGCAGTCATGCAGCATAGTCCTGTAGAGAGAAACGTTTCCTGCTGATTATCCAAAAGACAGAGTGAAATCAAGTCACACAGCATCGATTGATTGCAACTCAAATGATGCATTTCCACTAAATCCAGTCACAGAGAAAGGTAAACAATGTTAGCGGGGCGGATTTTTACCACTGAGAATGAAGTGGAAGCCAGAGAGGACAGTCAGACGAGCTTTGGTGGTTTCTGAGCCTCCTATTTTCGTACACTTCATCCCTACTAGGGCGAGGATGGCACCGAAGAAACCCAGACACACTGCCGCTATCATCAGACCCCGGCAGACCTGGATATAGGcttcatgagagagagagagagagagacagagagacagagagagagagagcgagagagatttTAAACCAAAAGAACATAGCTTGGAGGGAAAGGAAATAATTTAAATTCTCTATTGACACGCCCTACAGTGCAACACCtacatgaaatacattttcttttatcaCCAGCAggtgacattttcttttttcaacaaCAACTGCAAGACTCCTCGAATTGCTTCAAGTCAGACACACTGAGAGAACTGAATCCACACGCAATACGTTTCCTTTTGTCACCGCCAAGTAACGGCAGGtgacatgttttctttgtcatcAACAGGTGACCTCCGCAAGACTGCATGACTTTCTCAAATTGCCTCAATCGGACACATTAGGAGAATTGTATCCACCCAGCTCGGCTTGTTCGCTGAAACATGCCTCTGGTGGCCTTTAGTTGTAAATGTGGTGGTTTGTGGCCCGTGGCCAGAGTCGCAAGAGGGAATATCAAGTTCCAAATGCATTTGTTTACAATGGCAGTCATTCATCCAAAGAAAACAGGTGTTCAAGATTTTGGGGGCATCAGTGCTTAggtcagacagagacacagttgcgcagaaacacacacataaatacatgcataACACACGCAAATGCTGcgttgctctttctctctctgctgtctgacccctgcaaacacaacaacaacagtcatTGAACTCACCGTCCAGAGCCAGCATGGAGGGGAAGTCCTTGCAGTTGGAGACGCCAGTGGAGTCGGTCACACAGGTTTTCCACAGGTTGGACCAGAAGGTGGCTGTGGTGATGACCGTCCCGTCCACAGAGGACACCTTCCAGTAGTCCGTCGGCAGGGTGGAGGACACCAGGATCCAGCCTGAGATGGTCAGGAGAAAGGCAACGATCTCAGTCGCCATGTTGCCCATTTTTCCCTCGGTCTCCTCTGGCCTGGTGACTCCGGTTTGGCAGGGTAGAGACTTTGgatgtgctctctctccctctctctctctctctctctctctttctctgtctctctctatggtCAGAGATGTTAAGGATCCAGAGaccagaggagaagaggaggtgggagggtTGGTGCAGGCCAGGTGCGTCAGTCTTGGCAGTTCTGCTGTGATGGCAGGCAGACTTTGCTTCTGTCCGCGTCCAGGTTCCCACACCTGTCGGCCAATACCCTTAGTTAATTCAGTGacgcacactcgcacacacacaatcactttcTGTCATACtctgagtgtgtgggtgtgtgcattgtgtgggtgggtgggtgcacAACTCAATTCCCATCACTCCACACAATATGCATTTGGGGTCTGCAAGGGgatctgcaggaggaggagaagtaatTGAAAGGATCTGAAATGTCTCTGACAGAGAAGGAGCAAAAGATGAGGAATGGAGATAGGAAACGtgcaagaatgaatgaatgaatgaatggtgaTTTTACTGATGTGTGATTAGTTTAATCTCATGTAAAACCTTTGGGAAACAGTTAACTGCAAACTGGCACCTTCTCTCATAGCTGCATCTACGTATCACAAAATGACATAAGTGAGCGATCCAATGAAACAAACTTATTTCAGGTCCTTATTACAGGAGCAGTGCACAATGAATGCATTTCCAATGAACAACTAGTTGCAATACAAACTTTTCCTGGTGTTACCCTCAGGTTTTATAGCATTATAGCCCCATCAAGTGGCAGAAAGGAAGTAAATGTTTCTAAATAACAAGACTGTAAAATTCAGATGGCTTTTCCTCATCTCCCTGATTTATAATCCATGATGAATATATTATCAAAGCATGTAATTATAACAAGCTGCATTTGTGTTCTCAtatccagtcacacacacacacacacacacacacacacacacactgagtttgcaatgttcttgctctctctattttttaatctcgtgttctgttctgtatcGGTGCTCTTTGTTCTCCCTACAGCACTTTGTGATGAACCTGTTTGTTAAAAACGCCTCGTTAATAATCTGACTTGACGTGACTCGACTGTTACTCATGATTACCGTAATTAGTTAGCGCTGTAGTTAAGCTGACCACAAGCAAACAAGTGAAGAGACCGGCAAGTTGTCCCCCAGGCTCTGCGATTACTTCACCCTACATGACACCATTTAGTCGAGAAAGAAACTAATTACAGACTGAGTGGCTTCCTGCGTGCCCTCTCTCAGTTCCCCAAGGGCTGCCAATATAACAAGATTCATCTTTGAGCAATGAGTttaaagggagagacagagagagagagtatgttagagagagagagagagagaagagtgagaaagagggagggagggacagagaaacaaagcaGAACAACCTTCAATGTTACCAAACATTGTTGAGTCTGCAAGATTATTAACGatatgaaggaaagaaaatatCTGACAAAATACAGACTTGGAGGCTGTAATCTTgcaatagaaaaagaaagacactcAAAAACATGGATAAAGAGCAGAGATTTGGGCAGCATTATAATCTTGTGGaattagagacagaaacacactttcTATAACCACATAAGAGACACTATCTACCATGCATTTCaagtaatatttcatatttttatcaccctgtc
The window above is part of the Centroberyx gerrardi isolate f3 chromosome 21, fCenGer3.hap1.cur.20231027, whole genome shotgun sequence genome. Proteins encoded here:
- the cldn10e gene encoding claudin-10, with product MKIRVVQIWAFLMTVLGWIFVACTMAMEGWKITSIGGMGGSSIIKVAWYWSSLWRACFTDSTAVTNCYDFPVLWSVEGHIQIVRGLLMSALSLGMLGFVLSLMGMECTFIGGKDKPKYRKIYSGGWCHIISGLLSTSGYAVYAQYVSGEYFNPNFDGLKFDLGTPLFLGWVGSAFHMTGGFFYLWSVCKPLCGGEDTTIVIAALPDTEQAKSTTALSTVSGITSKTKVSSVSELSSKSAPSEVSGISSRSERSSRSGRSAKSERSSKSGRSSKSGLSAGSGSGSGGSRSGSGSESGRSSRSSRSSRSESRSSGSSRTLSSLSSRSRSETEPFIKNSYI
- the cldn10a gene encoding claudin-10a, translating into MGNMATEIVAFLLTISGWILVSSTLPTDYWKVSSVDGTVITTATFWSNLWKTCVTDSTGVSNCKDFPSMLALDAYIQVCRGLMIAAVCLGFFGAILALVGMKCTKIGGSETTKARLTVLSGFHFILSGLCCMTACSIYAHRITTDFFDPLFVAQKFELGAALFIGWAGSVLCMLGGLVFCLSLSEGFSIRQYSYSGAASLVTARNKHSKTASSLHKEPRQASRQFGRNAYV